The Syngnathoides biaculeatus isolate LvHL_M chromosome 6, ASM1980259v1, whole genome shotgun sequence genome has a window encoding:
- the wee2 gene encoding wee1-like protein kinase 2 isoform X2, which produces MLDGDGSTNSSSSSSDSNSDDCTSRMQSPSSPACRTPRVQRHRSRNNALSSPLCCTSPIPYASWKKLRLCDSPSTPKSLLSKSSQPYSTTKLTRQPRTLRFTSAVASLIQVPSVNVNPFTPNSEHRISEQQRWMSSRRSDTDADYGRRFKHSLTSSEEDDEAFLPPKRQAVQSLMLSRYESEFLELERIGVGEFGTVFKCVKRLDGCLYAIKRSRRPLAGSANEQLALKEVYAHAVLGHHPHVVRYYSAWAEEDHMIIQNEYCNGGSLSHVIRNKEMQGEMFSQAELKDLLLQVSMGLKYIHSLGLVHLDIKPSNIFICQCSVSSTVSEEEEDEGNHPAGVVYKIGDLGHVTSINNPQVEEGDSRFLAKEILHEDYTHLPMADIFALGLTVLLAAGAPPMPQNGEEWHQLREGNLPMLPRELSAAFKGLLQLLLDPDPSKRPSARELCKHSVLRQERAGRLAAQLRRELNVEKFRTAMLEKELQEARQAALSPKRSPLRGLNHPGKTGSLPRPGRRLVGRKTARSMSFGCPGYGV; this is translated from the exons ATGCTC GACGGCGACGGCAGCACCAATAGTAGCAGCAGCAGTAGCGACAGCAACTCTGATGACTGCACGTCCAGGATGCAAAGTCCCAGCAGCCCTGCATGCAGGACACCCAGGGTGCAGCGCCATCGGAGTCGAAACAACGCCTTATCCTCACCTTTATGCTGCACCAGCCCCATACCTTATGCCTCCTGGAAGAAGCTGAGGCTTTGTGATTCCCCCAGCACGCCAAAG AGTCTGTTGTCCAAATCATCGCAGCCGTACTCCACCACTAAATTGACTCGGCAGCCGAGGACCCTGCGCTTCACCTCGGCTGTTGCAAGCCTGATCCAGGTGCCTTCAGTCAATGTGAACCCGTTCACCCCCAACTCGGAGCACAGGATCAGCGAGCAGCAGCGATGGATGAGCAGCCGTAGAAGTGATACTGATGCAGATTACGGGCGGAG GTTCAAACACAGCCTGACATCATCAGAAGAGGATGATGAAGCCTTCCTTCCACCAAAG agGCAAGCTGTCCAATCCCTCATGCTGTCGCGGTATGAGAGTGAATTCCTGGAGCTGGAGCGCATTGGCGTGGGTGAGTTTGGAACCGTTTTCAAGTGTGTGAAGAGGCTGGATGGTTGCCTGTATGCCATCAAGCGATCACGACGACCCCTTGCAGGCTCTGCAAACGA GCAGCTGGCTCTGAAGGAAGTGTATGCACATGCAGTTCTTGGCCACCATCCCCACGTAGTTCGCTATTATTCTGCATGGGCCGAGGAAGACCATATGATTATTCAGAATGAGTATTGTAATG GAGGAAGTCTCAGTCATGTTATCAGGAATAAGGAAATGCAAGGGGAGATGTTTTCTCAAGCAGAGTTGAAAGATTTGCTGTTGCAAGTTTCCATGGGTTTGAAGTACATCCACAGTTTAGGACTTGTGCACCTGGACATCAAACCGA gtaatatatttatttgccaGTGTTCTGTCTCAAGCACAGTGagtgaggaagaagaggatgaaggaAACCACCCAGCAGGAGTTGTATATAAAATTG GGGATCTGGGTCATGTGACATCTATCAATAATCCTCAAGTTGAGGAAGGGGACAGTCGCTTTTTGGCCAAGGAGATTCTCCATGAG GACTACACCCATCTTCCAATGGCAGACATCTTTGCTTTGGGGCTTACCGTGTTGCTAGCAGCAGGGGCTCCCCCAATGCCCCAAAATGGAGAGGAGTGGCATCAACTCAGAGAGGGCAACCTTCCCATGCTTCCAAGAGAGCTCTCCGCTGCTTTCAAAGGGCTGCTTCAG TTGTTGTTGGATCCAGACCCGAGCAAACGCCCTTCCGCCAGGGAGCTATGCAAGCACAGCGTCTTACGGCAGGAGAGGGCTGGAAGACTGGCGGCTCAGCTACGCCGAGAGCTGAATGTTGAAAAGTTCAGGACAGCCATGCTTGAAAA GGAGCTCCAGGAGGCCCGCCAGGCTGCTCTTTCCCCCAAGCGTAGCCCCCTGCGTGGTTTGAACCATCCTGGAAAGACCGGGTCACTGCCGAGGCCAGGGAGGAGGCTTGTGGGTAGAAAGACTGCACGGTCCATGAGCTTTGGGTGTCCTGGATATGGAGTGTGA
- the wee2 gene encoding wee1-like protein kinase 2 isoform X3 translates to MQSPSSPACRTPRVQRHRSRNNALSSPLCCTSPIPYASWKKLRLCDSPSTPKSLLSKSSQPYSTTKLTRQPRTLRFTSAVASLIQVPSVNVNPFTPNSEHRISEQQRWMSSRRSDTDADYGRRFKHSLTSSEEDDEAFLPPKRQAVQSLMLSRYESEFLELERIGVGEFGTVFKCVKRLDGCLYAIKRSRRPLAGSANEQLALKEVYAHAVLGHHPHVVRYYSAWAEEDHMIIQNEYCNGGSLSHVIRNKEMQGEMFSQAELKDLLLQVSMGLKYIHSLGLVHLDIKPSNIFICQCSVSSTVSEEEEDEGNHPAGVVYKIGDLGHVTSINNPQVEEGDSRFLAKEILHEDYTHLPMADIFALGLTVLLAAGAPPMPQNGEEWHQLREGNLPMLPRELSAAFKGLLQLLLDPDPSKRPSARELCKHSVLRQERAGRLAAQLRRELNVEKFRTAMLEKELQEARQAALSPKRSPLRGLNHPGKTGSLPRPGRRLVGRKTARSMSFGCPGYGV, encoded by the exons ATGCAAAGTCCCAGCAGCCCTGCATGCAGGACACCCAGGGTGCAGCGCCATCGGAGTCGAAACAACGCCTTATCCTCACCTTTATGCTGCACCAGCCCCATACCTTATGCCTCCTGGAAGAAGCTGAGGCTTTGTGATTCCCCCAGCACGCCAAAG AGTCTGTTGTCCAAATCATCGCAGCCGTACTCCACCACTAAATTGACTCGGCAGCCGAGGACCCTGCGCTTCACCTCGGCTGTTGCAAGCCTGATCCAGGTGCCTTCAGTCAATGTGAACCCGTTCACCCCCAACTCGGAGCACAGGATCAGCGAGCAGCAGCGATGGATGAGCAGCCGTAGAAGTGATACTGATGCAGATTACGGGCGGAG GTTCAAACACAGCCTGACATCATCAGAAGAGGATGATGAAGCCTTCCTTCCACCAAAG agGCAAGCTGTCCAATCCCTCATGCTGTCGCGGTATGAGAGTGAATTCCTGGAGCTGGAGCGCATTGGCGTGGGTGAGTTTGGAACCGTTTTCAAGTGTGTGAAGAGGCTGGATGGTTGCCTGTATGCCATCAAGCGATCACGACGACCCCTTGCAGGCTCTGCAAACGA GCAGCTGGCTCTGAAGGAAGTGTATGCACATGCAGTTCTTGGCCACCATCCCCACGTAGTTCGCTATTATTCTGCATGGGCCGAGGAAGACCATATGATTATTCAGAATGAGTATTGTAATG GAGGAAGTCTCAGTCATGTTATCAGGAATAAGGAAATGCAAGGGGAGATGTTTTCTCAAGCAGAGTTGAAAGATTTGCTGTTGCAAGTTTCCATGGGTTTGAAGTACATCCACAGTTTAGGACTTGTGCACCTGGACATCAAACCGA gtaatatatttatttgccaGTGTTCTGTCTCAAGCACAGTGagtgaggaagaagaggatgaaggaAACCACCCAGCAGGAGTTGTATATAAAATTG GGGATCTGGGTCATGTGACATCTATCAATAATCCTCAAGTTGAGGAAGGGGACAGTCGCTTTTTGGCCAAGGAGATTCTCCATGAG GACTACACCCATCTTCCAATGGCAGACATCTTTGCTTTGGGGCTTACCGTGTTGCTAGCAGCAGGGGCTCCCCCAATGCCCCAAAATGGAGAGGAGTGGCATCAACTCAGAGAGGGCAACCTTCCCATGCTTCCAAGAGAGCTCTCCGCTGCTTTCAAAGGGCTGCTTCAG TTGTTGTTGGATCCAGACCCGAGCAAACGCCCTTCCGCCAGGGAGCTATGCAAGCACAGCGTCTTACGGCAGGAGAGGGCTGGAAGACTGGCGGCTCAGCTACGCCGAGAGCTGAATGTTGAAAAGTTCAGGACAGCCATGCTTGAAAA GGAGCTCCAGGAGGCCCGCCAGGCTGCTCTTTCCCCCAAGCGTAGCCCCCTGCGTGGTTTGAACCATCCTGGAAAGACCGGGTCACTGCCGAGGCCAGGGAGGAGGCTTGTGGGTAGAAAGACTGCACGGTCCATGAGCTTTGGGTGTCCTGGATATGGAGTGTGA
- the wee2 gene encoding wee1-like protein kinase 2 isoform X1 yields MANLFDEISQRLDFSLCGKDGDGSTNSSSSSSDSNSDDCTSRMQSPSSPACRTPRVQRHRSRNNALSSPLCCTSPIPYASWKKLRLCDSPSTPKSLLSKSSQPYSTTKLTRQPRTLRFTSAVASLIQVPSVNVNPFTPNSEHRISEQQRWMSSRRSDTDADYGRRFKHSLTSSEEDDEAFLPPKRQAVQSLMLSRYESEFLELERIGVGEFGTVFKCVKRLDGCLYAIKRSRRPLAGSANEQLALKEVYAHAVLGHHPHVVRYYSAWAEEDHMIIQNEYCNGGSLSHVIRNKEMQGEMFSQAELKDLLLQVSMGLKYIHSLGLVHLDIKPSNIFICQCSVSSTVSEEEEDEGNHPAGVVYKIGDLGHVTSINNPQVEEGDSRFLAKEILHEDYTHLPMADIFALGLTVLLAAGAPPMPQNGEEWHQLREGNLPMLPRELSAAFKGLLQLLLDPDPSKRPSARELCKHSVLRQERAGRLAAQLRRELNVEKFRTAMLEKELQEARQAALSPKRSPLRGLNHPGKTGSLPRPGRRLVGRKTARSMSFGCPGYGV; encoded by the exons ATGGCAAATTTATTTGACGAGATCTCTCAGCGGCTGGACTTCTCACTTTGTGGAAAGGACGGCGACGGCAGCACCAATAGTAGCAGCAGCAGTAGCGACAGCAACTCTGATGACTGCACGTCCAGGATGCAAAGTCCCAGCAGCCCTGCATGCAGGACACCCAGGGTGCAGCGCCATCGGAGTCGAAACAACGCCTTATCCTCACCTTTATGCTGCACCAGCCCCATACCTTATGCCTCCTGGAAGAAGCTGAGGCTTTGTGATTCCCCCAGCACGCCAAAG AGTCTGTTGTCCAAATCATCGCAGCCGTACTCCACCACTAAATTGACTCGGCAGCCGAGGACCCTGCGCTTCACCTCGGCTGTTGCAAGCCTGATCCAGGTGCCTTCAGTCAATGTGAACCCGTTCACCCCCAACTCGGAGCACAGGATCAGCGAGCAGCAGCGATGGATGAGCAGCCGTAGAAGTGATACTGATGCAGATTACGGGCGGAG GTTCAAACACAGCCTGACATCATCAGAAGAGGATGATGAAGCCTTCCTTCCACCAAAG agGCAAGCTGTCCAATCCCTCATGCTGTCGCGGTATGAGAGTGAATTCCTGGAGCTGGAGCGCATTGGCGTGGGTGAGTTTGGAACCGTTTTCAAGTGTGTGAAGAGGCTGGATGGTTGCCTGTATGCCATCAAGCGATCACGACGACCCCTTGCAGGCTCTGCAAACGA GCAGCTGGCTCTGAAGGAAGTGTATGCACATGCAGTTCTTGGCCACCATCCCCACGTAGTTCGCTATTATTCTGCATGGGCCGAGGAAGACCATATGATTATTCAGAATGAGTATTGTAATG GAGGAAGTCTCAGTCATGTTATCAGGAATAAGGAAATGCAAGGGGAGATGTTTTCTCAAGCAGAGTTGAAAGATTTGCTGTTGCAAGTTTCCATGGGTTTGAAGTACATCCACAGTTTAGGACTTGTGCACCTGGACATCAAACCGA gtaatatatttatttgccaGTGTTCTGTCTCAAGCACAGTGagtgaggaagaagaggatgaaggaAACCACCCAGCAGGAGTTGTATATAAAATTG GGGATCTGGGTCATGTGACATCTATCAATAATCCTCAAGTTGAGGAAGGGGACAGTCGCTTTTTGGCCAAGGAGATTCTCCATGAG GACTACACCCATCTTCCAATGGCAGACATCTTTGCTTTGGGGCTTACCGTGTTGCTAGCAGCAGGGGCTCCCCCAATGCCCCAAAATGGAGAGGAGTGGCATCAACTCAGAGAGGGCAACCTTCCCATGCTTCCAAGAGAGCTCTCCGCTGCTTTCAAAGGGCTGCTTCAG TTGTTGTTGGATCCAGACCCGAGCAAACGCCCTTCCGCCAGGGAGCTATGCAAGCACAGCGTCTTACGGCAGGAGAGGGCTGGAAGACTGGCGGCTCAGCTACGCCGAGAGCTGAATGTTGAAAAGTTCAGGACAGCCATGCTTGAAAA GGAGCTCCAGGAGGCCCGCCAGGCTGCTCTTTCCCCCAAGCGTAGCCCCCTGCGTGGTTTGAACCATCCTGGAAAGACCGGGTCACTGCCGAGGCCAGGGAGGAGGCTTGTGGGTAGAAAGACTGCACGGTCCATGAGCTTTGGGTGTCCTGGATATGGAGTGTGA